The proteins below are encoded in one region of Candidatus Planktophila lacus:
- the xylA gene encoding xylose isomerase → MSLTPTPADKFTFGLWTVGWQARDPFGDATRGALDPVRTVNELAARGAYGVTFHDDDLIPFGSDDASRRGHIDRFKKALAETGMQVPMATTNLFSHPVFKDGAFTSNDRDIRRYALRKAMRNIELAVELGAHTYVCWGGREGAESDAAKDAYVAHERMREAFNVLSQYVLDNGYKIKFAIEPKPNEPRGDIFLPTIGHALAFIYTLDHPELVGLNPEVGHEQMAGLNFVHGIAQALWQKKLFHIDLNGQHGPKFDQDLVFGHGDLKSAFFLVELLERYKYDGPKHFDYKPGRTEDDKGVWDSATANMRTYLALKDRATAYRNDPRVIAAQKDSNIPGLTENTMGAGESWKDLSKDSFDVEAAGARGYQYEALNQLALEHLMGFGK, encoded by the coding sequence ATGTCATTGACTCCAACCCCAGCAGATAAGTTCACCTTCGGACTTTGGACCGTCGGCTGGCAAGCGCGGGATCCATTCGGTGATGCCACTCGTGGCGCGCTCGACCCGGTTCGCACAGTTAATGAACTCGCAGCACGTGGCGCATACGGCGTTACATTCCATGATGATGATTTGATTCCATTCGGTAGCGATGATGCATCTCGTCGTGGACATATCGATCGCTTTAAGAAGGCGCTTGCTGAAACTGGAATGCAAGTTCCAATGGCGACAACTAATCTCTTTTCACATCCAGTATTTAAAGATGGCGCATTTACCAGCAATGATCGCGATATTCGTCGTTACGCACTTCGTAAAGCAATGCGCAATATCGAGCTCGCCGTCGAACTTGGTGCGCATACTTATGTTTGCTGGGGCGGACGTGAAGGCGCTGAATCAGATGCAGCAAAGGATGCCTACGTTGCCCACGAGCGTATGCGCGAAGCATTTAACGTGCTTAGCCAATATGTTTTAGATAATGGTTACAAGATTAAATTTGCGATCGAACCAAAGCCAAATGAACCGCGTGGCGATATCTTCTTGCCAACAATTGGCCACGCACTTGCATTTATCTACACTCTTGATCACCCAGAACTCGTTGGACTTAACCCAGAAGTTGGCCACGAACAAATGGCGGGACTTAACTTTGTTCACGGAATCGCTCAGGCGCTCTGGCAGAAGAAGTTATTCCATATTGATCTAAATGGTCAGCACGGTCCAAAGTTCGATCAAGATTTGGTATTTGGCCATGGCGATCTAAAGTCAGCGTTCTTCCTTGTTGAACTGCTTGAGCGCTACAAGTACGACGGTCCAAAGCACTTTGATTACAAGCCAGGTCGCACCGAAGATGACAAGGGCGTTTGGGATTCTGCGACAGCAAATATGCGCACATATTTAGCGCTAAAAGATCGCGCAACTGCCTATCGCAACGATCCACGCGTTATCGCTGCACAGAAAGATTCCAACATTCCAGGGCTTACTGAAAACACTATGGGCGCTGGTGAAAGTTGGAAGGATCTTTCTAAAGATTCATTCGATGTTGAAGCAGCCGGCGCACGTGGTTATCAGTACGAAGCCCTTAATCAGCTCGCTCTTGAGCACCTAATGGGGTTCGGAAAGTAA
- a CDS encoding bacteriorhodopsin-like codes for MLTLTANQWNLVYNVFSFGLVSMLACTIYTLVSQARVLPKYRNALVMSSMVTFIAGYHYWRIFNSFSESSEGMAVKVSGDQGAFNEAYRYVDWLLTVPLLLVEVIAVLALAKEVSKSLIMRLVPASAAMIALGYPGEISNDQNTQILYGVLSTLPFLYILYVLFVELGKSLDRQPEGVAATVGRLRLLLIATWGVYPVSYILGMGEGMASADQFVGVQVGYTIADVLAKCVFGLTILKIARMKSMAEGMKDDH; via the coding sequence ATGTTAACCCTAACCGCAAATCAGTGGAACCTGGTCTACAACGTATTCTCGTTCGGACTAGTTTCAATGCTTGCTTGCACAATTTATACCCTTGTTTCACAGGCTCGCGTACTGCCTAAGTACCGCAATGCTCTCGTTATGTCATCAATGGTTACATTCATTGCTGGCTACCACTACTGGAGAATCTTTAACTCATTCTCAGAATCATCTGAAGGAATGGCAGTTAAGGTTTCTGGAGACCAGGGTGCATTCAATGAGGCATACCGTTATGTTGACTGGCTACTAACTGTTCCTCTACTTCTTGTTGAAGTAATTGCAGTGCTTGCACTTGCAAAGGAAGTTTCAAAGTCACTCATCATGCGTTTGGTTCCAGCATCAGCTGCGATGATCGCACTTGGCTACCCAGGTGAAATCTCAAACGACCAGAACACACAGATCCTTTACGGTGTTCTTTCAACACTTCCATTCCTCTACATCCTCTATGTCTTGTTCGTAGAGCTTGGTAAGTCACTTGATCGCCAGCCAGAAGGCGTTGCAGCAACCGTTGGTCGCTTGCGTCTCCTTCTTATCGCGACATGGGGCGTATACCCAGTTTCATACATTCTTGGTATGGGCGAAGGTATGGCATCAGCAGATCAGTTCGTTGGCGTACAGGTTGGTTACACAATCGCTGACGTTCTAGCTAAGTGCGTATTCGGTCTAACAATCTTGAAGATCGCTCGCATGAAGTCAATGGCTGAAGGCATGAAGGACGATCACTAA